Proteins encoded in a region of the Candidatus Moanabacter tarae genome:
- the amgK gene encoding N-acetylmuramate/N-acetylglucosamine kinase, which yields MDYDTIIQLTVEKLPELFGDGLKVSEIHGGGSDRHYFRIGNDFLKLIFCRYGVEKKENSLFADHSDFLGEHGVRVPRVLAQDQENRCLWVEDLGGEDLWSYRDSDWISVRRPLYQAALLEVGKLHSVTERLISHLPVLNPPFNVDLYRWEFEYFMDNFVNRLSAATIDEIRPVRESAELKHLRLELSAQPRCLVHRDLQSQNVLIWKGMPALIDFQGMRYGLPEYDVASLIFDPYVVMSKEEREDLIRFLESRSNNADFRGQLLRCAVQRLMQVLGAYGFLGLVKKKSAFLKFIPRGLENLHHVAVEQGVMPVLEPMLSLRDDRFLKVLIS from the coding sequence ATGGACTATGATACCATCATTCAACTAACTGTGGAGAAATTGCCCGAACTTTTCGGGGACGGACTAAAGGTTTCTGAGATACACGGGGGTGGCTCGGATCGCCATTATTTCCGGATTGGGAACGATTTTTTAAAGTTAATTTTCTGTAGGTATGGTGTCGAGAAAAAGGAGAATTCATTGTTTGCAGATCATTCTGATTTTTTGGGCGAACATGGGGTCCGCGTGCCGCGGGTTTTGGCTCAGGATCAGGAAAATCGATGCCTCTGGGTAGAAGATTTGGGGGGTGAGGATCTCTGGTCCTACCGTGACAGTGACTGGATCTCTGTGCGACGGCCCCTCTATCAAGCAGCTTTACTAGAGGTAGGAAAACTGCATTCAGTGACCGAACGGTTAATCAGTCATTTGCCGGTTCTAAATCCACCTTTTAATGTGGATCTTTATCGTTGGGAATTCGAGTATTTCATGGATAATTTCGTGAATCGCTTGAGTGCTGCCACGATAGATGAAATCCGGCCTGTGCGTGAATCAGCTGAATTGAAACATCTTCGGCTAGAACTCTCAGCCCAACCGCGCTGTCTTGTACACCGTGATTTGCAGAGCCAGAATGTCTTGATTTGGAAGGGCATGCCGGCGCTGATTGATTTCCAGGGCATGCGTTACGGCCTACCTGAATACGATGTGGCATCATTGATCTTCGATCCATACGTAGTGATGAGCAAAGAGGAGCGCGAGGATTTGATTCGGTTTTTAGAATCAAGAAGTAATAATGCTGACTTTCGTGGACAATTGCTGCGTTGTGCCGTGCAACGTTTGATGCAGGTGCTTGGGGCTTATGGGTTTCTGGGGCTAGTGAAAAAGAAATCTGCGTTTCTGAAGTTCATTCCTCGCGGATTGGAAAATCTTCATCATGTAGCAGTGGAACAAGGAGTGATGCCAGTTTTGGAACCAATGCTTTCTCTAAGAGACGATCGGTTTCTGAAGGTATTAATTTCCTGA
- the davD gene encoding Glutarate-semialdehyde dehydrogenase DavD gives MIATASEILEMKKTQLYINGEWVDGEEGTTFGVINPATEETIVEVSYGTAGDARRALEAAQAALADWRGMTVYERALRLKKIADAIRENIDYLAVALTMEQGKPLVESRAEMLGSAGTFEWFAEEAKRAYGRTIPASFSHKRLFTVRHPVGVCASVSPWNFPILLQARKIAPAMAVGCTTVSRPSSQTPLSLIRLFELIEDVADLPKGVVNLVMGPPAEIMEEFMSNRICRKISFTGSTEVGKDLLKRSSEQVKRLSLELGGHAPVLVFPDVDIEAAAKVSVLGKFRNNGQVCICPTRFYAEKSIEQDFLDACVEETKKVKLGNGLEEEVDVGPMFEARALDKTDDLIKDALSKGANCILGGSRSERFDKGYFFEPTVLTGMQDDMKIMTDEPFAPVMPILSFNEIDEAIAKANNTDFGLAAYVLTNDLTAAMKCADGLEFGTIGINDTVPATPQGPFGGLKESGVGRENGIEGLDAYLETKFVSMALRES, from the coding sequence ATGATCGCAACGGCGAGCGAGATATTAGAAATGAAGAAGACTCAGCTCTACATTAATGGAGAGTGGGTAGATGGAGAAGAAGGAACTACTTTTGGAGTCATTAACCCTGCTACGGAAGAGACGATTGTTGAAGTCTCATATGGGACAGCAGGGGATGCGAGACGGGCTTTGGAAGCTGCCCAGGCAGCACTTGCTGATTGGCGGGGAATGACTGTCTACGAAAGAGCTCTCCGGCTCAAGAAGATCGCGGATGCTATTCGCGAAAATATCGATTATCTGGCAGTAGCTCTGACTATGGAGCAGGGGAAGCCGCTGGTGGAATCGCGTGCCGAAATGCTCGGTTCAGCTGGAACTTTTGAGTGGTTTGCTGAAGAGGCAAAGCGGGCCTATGGAAGAACGATTCCAGCAAGTTTCTCCCACAAGAGGCTTTTTACAGTACGCCATCCCGTCGGTGTGTGTGCTTCAGTATCTCCCTGGAACTTCCCTATTCTGCTACAGGCGCGTAAGATCGCACCGGCTATGGCGGTTGGGTGCACCACAGTATCGCGTCCGTCCAGTCAGACGCCGCTTTCATTGATCCGGCTGTTCGAGCTTATTGAGGATGTGGCCGACCTTCCGAAGGGGGTGGTTAATTTGGTGATGGGACCTCCAGCCGAAATCATGGAGGAGTTCATGAGTAATCGGATCTGCCGAAAAATTTCTTTCACTGGTTCAACGGAGGTGGGGAAAGACCTACTCAAACGATCTAGTGAACAGGTTAAGAGATTAAGTCTTGAATTAGGTGGCCACGCTCCAGTTCTAGTTTTTCCCGATGTCGATATCGAGGCGGCTGCAAAAGTCTCAGTTTTAGGGAAATTCCGCAATAACGGTCAGGTTTGTATCTGCCCGACTCGGTTCTATGCTGAAAAATCAATTGAGCAGGATTTTCTAGATGCTTGTGTAGAGGAGACGAAAAAAGTGAAATTAGGGAATGGACTTGAGGAAGAAGTAGACGTCGGGCCGATGTTCGAAGCGCGTGCACTGGATAAGACGGATGACTTAATTAAGGATGCATTAAGTAAAGGGGCTAATTGTATTCTCGGGGGTAGCCGATCCGAGAGATTTGATAAGGGCTACTTTTTCGAGCCAACAGTCCTCACTGGCATGCAGGATGACATGAAAATCATGACAGATGAACCATTCGCACCGGTTATGCCAATTCTCAGTTTCAATGAGATTGATGAAGCAATTGCTAAGGCCAATAACACTGACTTTGGTCTCGCAGCTTATGTACTGACCAATGATTTGACCGCGGCGATGAAATGTGCAGATGGATTGGAGTTTGGAACTATTGGGATCAACGACACGGTTCCGGCTACGCCCCAAGGGCCCTTTGGAGGACTTAAGGAGTCGGGTGTTGGTCGTGAAAACGGGATTGAGGGTCTTGATGCATACTTGGAAACCAAGTTTGTGTCGATGGCATTAAGGGAATCCTAA